In one window of Paraburkholderia phymatum STM815 DNA:
- a CDS encoding entericidin A/B family lipoprotein, with the protein MTRFIALLLLAGTTLIAACNTVAGAGQDISKGGHAITNSAEKHSD; encoded by the coding sequence ATGACACGATTCATCGCACTCCTGCTGCTTGCGGGCACGACGCTGATCGCCGCCTGCAACACGGTGGCCGGCGCGGGCCAGGACATCTCGAAGGGCGGCCACGCCATCACGAACTCGGCCGAGAAGCACTCGGACTGA